CCGACCCGTACGAGGTAACGTCGATTACGTAATTCGTCGTCATATGATCGCGGTCGCTGCCGTCGGTATTGGGCGTAGGCAGCGTGCCCACGATGGAATTCTTGCTGGCGAACTCCGCCGACTTCGCAGCAGCGTCCGAGAGCATCGAATTCACGTACTCGTTCACGTCGGCCAAGGACGTATCGTGGAACGTGACGTTACCATTCGAAAGAATGTATTGGTCGTTTTCGGCGGGCGTGTACACGTCGGCGTCGCGGCCCTTGATCATGAACGTGTTGACGATGGTGCCGTATTCGGCCGTGGGCCACCAACTCGTCTGGCCGTAATACGAATTGGCGAGCGTGCCGATGAACCACGGCTGGCGATCGTCGCCGGACGTAAGGTCGTTGCCCGACTGCTGGTTCTGATACAGCACGTTCACGGCAGCGTTCGTTTCGGATTCGGCCATGCGCCACGTATCAGCCACGATGCCGAAGTAGCGAGCGTTGCCCAGCACGTCCACGTAGGAAAGCTGCTGGCCCACCGCGTTGTACTTCGTTGCCGTGCCGCCCGAGGTAATGGAGATGATGGAATTGCTCGTCGTGCTAAAGGACAAGCTCTCCTCGCCCTCCACGCGTGCGGAATCGGCGGAAACGCCTTCAACGGAAATGTCGGAAGCAGTAATGCCGGTAGCCTCCTGCGTACTCGAGGCACCAGCCATTGCCGCATCCGAAAGCACGAGATGGTTGATTTCGATGCTGCTCGCCGATTCGGACGTGACGCCCAGATCGTCGGACAGCTGTGCCTCCTTGAAGGTGACGCTATAGGAGACGGACCCCGATGCAGGCTCCACCTCCACGTAGGCGTCTTCCGCAGCATTGCCAGATTCGTCGGCTTGGGGAACCATAAAGGCAACGTCGAACAGCAAGGTGTTCTCGCTCGTATACGCATCTTCGTCACCGGAGGAAGATACGGTATCGTTGAGCGCTTCCATATAGGCGCCGTAGTTGTATCCCTGCGTTTCGCTCGTCACGGGCGTAACTACAAGCTGGGCATTATCGGGAACGGCCGTTACATCCTCGAGCGTGGCCGTAACGGTGTAATCATCGCTCGTATACGTGTACACCGACTTCGTGAAGGATTCGGAGGAAGCGGCGTCGGCAACGCTGGAAGACGCGGCGGCATCACTGGAATCTTGCGCCACGGAAACAGCCGCCGAAGAGGCAAGCTGCTCCGCTTCCGCCTTGCTCGTCTGCACGGAAATGGAAAGACCACTCACCACGTTCTTCGCGGCAACGGTATACACGCCATCGGAATCGGGCTGCAGTTCCTGGGTAGCGCCGTTCAAGCTCATGACCACGCTATCAACTTGATAGCCGCCATTCGCCTGGACGGTGAACTCCAAGTCCTTCTTCGCGGGAGCATCAAGCTTCGTACTCGGCGAAGAAACCGTCTGACCAAGGCATTCGATATACGCATCGTTCAAATCGAGGCCCACGCTTACCGTCGAGGAAAGCTGAAGCTCGGGAGAGTCGCCATCGCCATCGGCAAAGCTCACGGGTATCTGCAGCAAAATGAGCGCAAGAGCAAGCATAGCCGCGGCTACGCGACTTGAAATAGACCCCCGTTTGAACAGCGTTTGAATCATCTCCACCTTTCGAAGAACACCTACCCTGCGACGCGCTTGGCACTCACAATGAGCCTATTCGAGCTCGAGCAGGTGCTAAGGGTGACAATCTGATCGTTTCCAGTAACCGTAACGCCGGTGTCGTACACCGAGGAAGCGGCAAGCTGCTGGACATATGCGTCGAACACATCCTTGTCGGTGAAGCCCACCATGTAGGCATCATCGGAAGGATCGACGATCTGCACGGCAAACACCTGGTAGCGGAAGGTACCTTCCGCGGTATACACGGTGAACATGCCGCCAGAGGACTGGTAGAAATCCTGGTCAAGAAAGCTCGAAAGGGTTCCGAACATACTGCCATCGGCCATGTTGTGCGCATAGACGATGGCGTGCAAATCATTGGTGATGGATCCGTTGCGGTAGTCCAGGAACACGGCGCCATCCACGGAAGACGCACCCGTGGCATCGAACGACAAATAGTAATCATTGTCAGATGCCTGCATAACGGGGTAGTTAATGGCGTCGAGCCCATCGACGGTAATCCATGCCACGGCACCAGGGTAATCGGCCGAAAGCGTTCCGAAGTCAATGGAATCAACTTCGGCGGCATACGATTCGCGCAGCTGCTCGTACACGCTGCTCGCCTGGGTATAGCCCATCCACTTCCATGCAAGCCAGGCGCAAGCGGCAAGCACGCACGCGGCTAGCACGATCTGGGCGACCGTGATTCCCCGTCGTATGGATTGCTTTGCCGTCATGCGAATGAGCTTCCTTCCCGTAACCTTCGACCTAGCGCAACTTCGTCTTCTTGACCAAACCAAGCACGATAATGAGCGCTACGCCCACCGCGGCAAGTGCCGCGACGAGGCTCAAGGGCGTCTCATCACCCGTCTTGGGAGCCACGACGAGTGATTGCGACGAGGGGCTACTGCTGCCATCCGCGTCACTGGAGACGGTGACCACCTGCTCGGTGTAACCCGACTTGTCATACACGTTCACCTGGTAGGACTGCACGAGTTCAGCATTGCCGTCGCTGGCACCCGAAACGATTTCGATGCCCTCTTCCTCGGAGGGCTTCACGTAGAAGACCACGTCATCGGCCTTGGAATACCCCTCGGGCGCAGAAATCTCGCGCAGGATGTAACGCACGTTCACGTCGAGCTTCTTGCTTACCTGATAGACGGATGCAGCCGTCGTCCAATCGGCCACGACCTCGCCCGTCTCGGCGTTGATAATGGCCATCTGCGCGCCCACGACCCAGTCGTGCGTGTCGACATCGAGCTTGGCCACCGAAAGATGCGTGGCGTCGTCGGAAACAACCACGGGAGCGTCCACGGTTTCGGCATGAGCAAGGCCAGGAAGCGCACCAAAGCACAGAGCAAGGCACACAGCCGCAATGATAACGCCGATCGCGCGGCGCACGGAAGCATACACAGACATCTGCCACTCCATCCTAAGCCACCTGCCCAGACGTAACGAGCGCGGGAGTTCCGCCATGGGGACCATCGTCGTCATCGTCGTCGCCCTTCTTGCGCGCCCTCATGAGGAACAGCAAGAACGCAATGATGAGGACGAGGCCAACGGCCACGCCTACACCAAAGGGCGCATGCTCGGTAATCGTAGTGAGCGCCTCCGAGAACATGCCGGACGCAAGAGGAGACTCATCCTCTTCAATGCGCTCGGACTCGCTATCATTCCCCTCTTCGTTGGTGATAAGCGAACCAGAGGGGCCCACGATGACGTTGTAGTTGTTCGCGCTGGAAAGCTGGCCACTCTCATCGGCCGAGCCGACGGCGGA
This genomic stretch from Denitrobacterium detoxificans harbors:
- the srtB gene encoding class B sortase produces the protein MTAKQSIRRGITVAQIVLAACVLAACAWLAWKWMGYTQASSVYEQLRESYAAEVDSIDFGTLSADYPGAVAWITVDGLDAINYPVMQASDNDYYLSFDATGASSVDGAVFLDYRNGSITNDLHAIVYAHNMADGSMFGTLSSFLDQDFYQSSGGMFTVYTAEGTFRYQVFAVQIVDPSDDAYMVGFTDKDVFDAYVQQLAASSVYDTGVTVTGNDQIVTLSTCSSSNRLIVSAKRVAG
- a CDS encoding SpaA isopeptide-forming pilin-related protein, yielding MSVYASVRRAIGVIIAAVCLALCFGALPGLAHAETVDAPVVVSDDATHLSVAKLDVDTHDWVVGAQMAIINAETGEVVADWTTAASVYQVSKKLDVNVRYILREISAPEGYSKADDVVFYVKPSEEEGIEIVSGASDGNAELVQSYQVNVYDKSGYTEQVVTVSSDADGSSSPSSQSLVVAPKTGDETPLSLVAALAAVGVALIIVLGLVKKTKLR